The following proteins are co-located in the Streptomyces sp. NBC_00435 genome:
- the glmS gene encoding glutamine--fructose-6-phosphate transaminase (isomerizing), whose product MCGIVGYVGAQSALDVVIAGLKRLEYRGYDSAGVAVLADGSLAAVKKAGKLVNLEKELVGHPLPAGSTGLGHTRWATHGGPTDVNAHPHLDNSGRVAVVHNGIIENFAALRAELAERGHRLESETDTEVVAHLLAERFEDAGGDLAEAMRQVCRRLDGAFTLVAVHADQPEVVVGARRNSPLVVGVGEGENFLASDVAAFIAHTRSAIELGQDQVVELRRDGVTVTNFDGSAASVRAYHVDWDASAAEKGGYDYFMLKEIAEQPKAVADTLLGRIDASGLLTLDEVRIPDSVLREVDKVVIVACGTAYHAGMIAKLAIEHWTRIPCETELASEFRYRDPILDQRTLVIAISQSGETMDTLMALRHAREQGAKVLAVCNTNGSTIPRESDAVLYTHAGPEVAVASTKAFLTQLVACYLVALYLGQVRGTKWGDEIRAVIRELSDIAAAVDTVLETMEPVRELARSLADKNTVLFLGRHVGYPVALEGALKLKELAYMHAEGFAAGELKHGPIALIEKDLPVVVVVPSPRGRSVLHDKIVSNIQEIRARGARTIVIAEEGDEAVVPYADHLIRIPATPTLLQPLVATVPLQVFACELATARGNEVDQPRNLAKSVTVE is encoded by the coding sequence ATGTGCGGAATCGTGGGTTACGTGGGAGCGCAGTCGGCGCTCGATGTGGTCATTGCCGGACTCAAGCGGCTGGAGTACCGCGGCTACGACTCGGCGGGAGTGGCCGTGCTCGCCGACGGATCGCTCGCCGCCGTCAAGAAGGCCGGCAAACTGGTCAATCTGGAGAAGGAGCTGGTCGGGCACCCGCTGCCGGCCGGTTCCACGGGGCTCGGACACACCCGGTGGGCCACCCATGGCGGGCCCACCGACGTCAACGCCCACCCGCACCTCGACAACTCGGGGCGCGTGGCGGTCGTGCACAACGGGATCATCGAGAACTTCGCGGCGCTGCGGGCCGAGCTCGCCGAGCGCGGGCACCGGCTGGAGTCCGAGACGGACACCGAGGTCGTGGCGCACCTGCTGGCGGAGCGGTTCGAGGACGCGGGCGGGGACCTGGCGGAGGCGATGCGCCAGGTGTGCCGGCGCCTCGACGGGGCCTTCACGCTGGTCGCCGTGCACGCGGACCAGCCGGAGGTGGTGGTCGGCGCGCGCCGGAACTCGCCGCTCGTGGTGGGCGTCGGAGAGGGCGAGAACTTCCTCGCCTCGGACGTGGCCGCGTTCATCGCCCACACGCGGTCCGCCATCGAGCTGGGCCAGGACCAGGTCGTCGAGCTCCGCCGCGACGGCGTCACGGTGACCAACTTCGACGGGTCGGCCGCGAGCGTGCGGGCGTACCACGTGGACTGGGACGCCTCGGCGGCCGAGAAGGGGGGCTACGACTACTTCATGCTCAAGGAGATCGCCGAGCAGCCGAAGGCCGTCGCCGACACCCTCCTGGGCCGGATCGACGCGAGCGGCCTCCTGACCCTCGACGAGGTGCGCATCCCCGACTCGGTGCTGCGCGAGGTCGACAAGGTCGTGATCGTGGCGTGCGGTACGGCGTACCACGCGGGCATGATCGCGAAGCTGGCCATCGAGCACTGGACCCGCATCCCGTGCGAGACGGAGCTGGCCAGCGAGTTCCGCTACCGCGACCCGATCCTGGACCAGCGGACGCTGGTGATCGCGATCTCGCAGTCCGGCGAGACGATGGACACGCTCATGGCGCTGCGCCACGCGCGCGAACAGGGTGCCAAGGTGCTGGCCGTCTGCAACACGAACGGGTCGACGATCCCGCGCGAGTCGGACGCCGTGCTGTACACGCACGCCGGACCCGAGGTGGCCGTCGCCTCGACCAAGGCGTTCCTGACGCAGCTGGTCGCCTGCTACCTGGTCGCCCTCTACCTCGGGCAGGTGCGGGGCACCAAGTGGGGCGACGAGATCCGGGCGGTCATCCGGGAGCTGTCGGACATCGCCGCGGCGGTGGACACCGTACTGGAGACCATGGAGCCGGTACGGGAGCTCGCGCGTTCCCTGGCCGACAAGAACACCGTGCTGTTCCTCGGCCGGCACGTCGGCTACCCGGTGGCACTGGAGGGTGCGCTCAAGCTCAAGGAGCTGGCGTACATGCACGCCGAGGGCTTCGCGGCGGGCGAGCTCAAGCACGGGCCGATCGCGCTGATCGAGAAGGACCTGCCGGTCGTGGTCGTCGTACCGTCGCCGCGCGGGCGCTCGGTACTGCACGACAAGATCGTCTCGAACATCCAGGAGATCCGGGCCCGCGGGGCGCGGACCATCGTCATCGCCGAGGAGGGCGACGAGGCGGTGGTCCCGTACGCCGACCACCTCATCCGCATTCCGGCCACCCCCACGCTGCTCCAGCCGCTGGTGGCCACCGTGCCGCTGCAGGTGTTCGCGTGCGAGCTGGCCACGGCGCGGGGCAACGAGGTGGACCAGCCGCGTAACCTCGCGAAGTCGGTGACCGTGGAGTGA
- a CDS encoding NAD(P)H-hydrate dehydratase gives MRTAYSVETVRAAERELMARLPEGTLMLRAAAGLAAVCVRLLPRVYGARVVLLVGPGDNGGDALYAGARLARRGAGVTAVPADPARVHAGGLAALLAAGGRLEPAVPRRADLVVDGLVGIGGRGGLRPAAAALVERIPAGATVVAADLPSGVDADTGEVAGAAVTADVTVTFGAYKPGLLIDPGASRTGAHRLVDIGLELPSPEVEALQHADVAGLLPEPTAASDKYRRGVVGIVAGSARYPGAAVLAVAGALRGGAGAVRYTGPAAVAQAVLARYPETLIGPGRVQAWVVGPGLGDERGPEVREALAQPVPVLVDADGLRGLDPVALRARTAPTLLTPHAGEAAALLGVPREAVEAGRLAAVRELAERYGATALLKGATTLVACGASPVRVNPTGTPWLATAGSGDVLSGLAGSLLAGGLPARDAGSVAAYLHGLAARLAGGPLLAHQVAEALPEAWRETRRG, from the coding sequence ATGCGTACTGCTTACAGCGTGGAGACCGTACGGGCCGCCGAGCGCGAGCTGATGGCCCGGCTGCCCGAGGGCACCCTGATGCTGCGGGCGGCGGCCGGACTGGCCGCCGTCTGCGTACGGCTGCTGCCCCGGGTGTACGGGGCCCGCGTGGTGCTGCTGGTCGGCCCGGGGGACAACGGCGGCGACGCGCTGTACGCGGGCGCCCGGCTGGCCCGGCGCGGGGCCGGGGTGACGGCGGTCCCGGCGGATCCGGCGCGGGTGCACGCGGGCGGTCTGGCCGCGCTGCTGGCCGCCGGCGGTCGGCTGGAGCCGGCCGTGCCCCGGCGGGCGGACCTGGTGGTCGACGGGCTGGTCGGGATCGGGGGCCGGGGCGGACTGCGGCCGGCCGCGGCCGCGCTGGTGGAGCGGATCCCGGCGGGCGCGACGGTGGTCGCCGCCGATCTGCCGAGCGGGGTGGACGCGGACACCGGGGAGGTGGCCGGAGCGGCCGTGACGGCGGACGTGACGGTGACCTTCGGGGCGTACAAGCCCGGGCTGCTGATCGACCCCGGGGCCTCGCGGACGGGTGCGCACCGCCTGGTCGACATCGGGCTGGAGCTGCCGTCGCCCGAGGTGGAGGCCCTGCAGCACGCCGATGTCGCGGGACTGCTGCCGGAGCCGACCGCGGCGAGCGACAAGTACCGGCGGGGCGTGGTCGGGATCGTCGCCGGGTCCGCGCGCTACCCGGGGGCGGCGGTGCTCGCGGTGGCGGGAGCGCTCCGGGGCGGCGCGGGCGCGGTGCGCTACACAGGACCGGCGGCGGTGGCGCAGGCCGTGCTGGCCCGGTACCCGGAGACGCTGATCGGGCCCGGCCGGGTCCAGGCGTGGGTGGTCGGGCCGGGGCTGGGCGACGAACGCGGCCCGGAGGTGCGGGAGGCGCTGGCGCAGCCCGTGCCGGTACTGGTGGATGCGGACGGGCTGCGCGGGCTGGACCCCGTGGCGCTGCGTGCGCGGACGGCCCCGACCCTACTGACCCCGCACGCGGGGGAGGCGGCGGCGCTGCTCGGTGTCCCGCGGGAGGCGGTCGAGGCGGGCCGGCTGGCGGCCGTACGGGAGCTGGCGGAGCGGTACGGGGCGACGGCCCTGCTGAAGGGGGCGACGACGCTGGTCGCCTGCGGCGCTTCACCCGTCCGGGTCAACCCGACAGGGACTCCGTGGCTGGCCACCGCCGGGAGCGGGGACGTGCTGTCCGGGCTGGCCGGGTCCCTCCTGGCGGGCGGCCTGCCGGCGCGGGACGCGGGCTCGGTGGCGGCGTACCTCCACGGCCTGGCGGCCCGGCTCGCCGGCGGCCCGCTGCTGGCGCACCAGGTGGCCGAAGCCCTCCCGGAGGCCTGGCGCGAGACCCGGCGGGGCTGA
- the alr gene encoding alanine racemase: protein MNETPMRVYAEIDLDAVRANVRALRQRAPRSALMAVVKADAYGHGALACAKAAQEAGAGWLGTATPEEALALRAAGIEGPVMCWLWTPGGPWREAVEAGIDVSVSAMWALDEVREAARAAGRTARVQLKADTGLGRAGCQPADWQELVGAAVAAQAEGTVDVTGVWSHFACADEPGHPSIQLQLSAFRDMLAYAEKEGIEPEVRHIANSPATLTLPESHFDLVRCGLAVYGVSPAPELGTPAQLGLRPAMALKASVALVKTVPAGHGVSYGHHYVTEQETSLALIPAGYADGVPRHASGLGPVLVGGRIRRVAGRVAMDQFVVDLEGEHVRVGDEAVLFGDAERGEPTAEDWARAACTIAYEIVTRIGGRVPRVYLGG from the coding sequence ATGAACGAGACACCCATGCGCGTGTACGCCGAGATCGATCTTGACGCCGTACGGGCGAACGTGCGCGCACTGCGTCAGCGCGCCCCCCGGTCCGCGCTGATGGCCGTCGTGAAGGCGGACGCCTACGGGCACGGGGCCCTGGCCTGCGCCAAGGCCGCCCAGGAGGCCGGTGCCGGCTGGCTCGGGACGGCCACGCCCGAGGAGGCCCTCGCGCTGCGCGCCGCCGGGATCGAAGGCCCCGTCATGTGCTGGCTCTGGACCCCCGGCGGGCCCTGGCGGGAGGCCGTCGAGGCCGGCATCGACGTCTCCGTCAGCGCGATGTGGGCCCTCGACGAGGTACGGGAAGCAGCCCGCGCCGCCGGCCGGACGGCCCGCGTCCAGCTCAAGGCCGACACCGGCCTCGGCCGGGCCGGCTGCCAGCCCGCCGACTGGCAGGAGCTGGTGGGAGCCGCCGTCGCCGCTCAGGCCGAGGGCACCGTGGACGTGACCGGGGTCTGGTCGCACTTCGCCTGCGCCGACGAGCCCGGCCACCCCTCCATCCAGCTCCAGCTCTCCGCCTTCCGCGACATGCTCGCGTACGCGGAGAAGGAGGGCATCGAGCCCGAGGTCCGGCACATCGCCAACTCGCCCGCCACGCTCACCCTCCCCGAGTCCCACTTCGACCTGGTGCGCTGCGGCCTGGCCGTCTACGGGGTGTCTCCCGCGCCCGAGCTCGGCACCCCGGCCCAGCTGGGCCTGCGGCCCGCGATGGCGCTCAAGGCCTCCGTCGCACTGGTCAAGACCGTTCCGGCCGGGCACGGGGTCAGCTACGGGCACCACTACGTCACCGAGCAGGAGACGAGCCTCGCGCTGATCCCGGCCGGCTACGCCGACGGCGTGCCGCGCCACGCCTCCGGGCTCGGCCCGGTGCTCGTCGGCGGGAGGATCCGCCGCGTCGCCGGCCGCGTCGCCATGGACCAGTTCGTGGTCGACTTGGAGGGAGAGCACGTCCGCGTCGGCGACGAGGCGGTCCTCTTCGGGGACGCGGAGCGTGGTGAACCCACCGCCGAGGACTGGGCTCGAGCGGCGTGCACGATCGCGTATGAGATCGTCACCCGTATCGGTGGCCGAGTCCCCCGGGTGTACCTGGGCGGCTGA
- a CDS encoding class I SAM-dependent methyltransferase — translation MDPVTPEDFAALLTPEGHALLASLRDYDPAQELAHATRLRREHPAALVSAALGQARLRQRAVAKFGAEDAHRMYFTPGGGEMATRASVASYRAERLAALGVRSLADLCCGIGGDALALARLGIRVLAVDHDPLTVAVARANAAALGLADLIEVREADVTEVDTAGYDAVFIDPARRGGRGRIFDPESYSPPLSWAVETARAAKVAAIKIAPGIPHEAVPAEAAAEWISDQGDVKEAVLWFGTAPGEIRATLLPGPRALATAEPLPDPAAGPVGRYLYEPDGAVIRAHLVAEVAEQLDGRLIDPTIAYITADELRETPYATSYEITDVLPFGLKKLKALLRERGVGILTVKKRGSAIEPEELRRKVKPQGPNSATVFLTRVAGAPSMLIGSPVGLRPRGGA, via the coding sequence ATGGACCCCGTGACCCCCGAAGACTTCGCCGCGCTCCTCACCCCCGAGGGCCACGCCCTCCTCGCATCGCTCCGGGACTACGACCCCGCCCAGGAGCTCGCCCACGCCACCCGGCTGCGCCGCGAGCACCCCGCCGCACTGGTCTCCGCCGCCCTGGGCCAGGCCCGGCTGCGGCAGCGCGCGGTGGCGAAGTTCGGGGCCGAGGACGCCCACCGGATGTACTTCACCCCCGGCGGCGGCGAGATGGCCACCCGCGCGTCGGTGGCCTCCTACCGCGCCGAGCGGCTCGCCGCCCTGGGCGTACGGAGCCTCGCGGACCTGTGCTGCGGCATCGGCGGCGACGCCCTGGCCCTGGCCCGGCTCGGCATCCGCGTACTGGCGGTGGACCACGACCCGCTCACCGTCGCCGTCGCGCGCGCCAACGCCGCGGCGCTGGGGCTGGCGGACCTGATCGAGGTCCGGGAGGCGGATGTGACGGAGGTCGACACCGCCGGGTACGACGCCGTCTTCATCGACCCGGCCCGCCGGGGAGGACGCGGCCGGATCTTCGACCCGGAGTCCTACTCCCCGCCGCTGTCGTGGGCCGTGGAGACCGCCCGCGCCGCGAAGGTCGCCGCCATCAAGATCGCACCCGGGATCCCGCACGAAGCCGTGCCCGCGGAGGCCGCGGCCGAGTGGATCTCCGACCAGGGGGACGTGAAGGAGGCCGTCCTGTGGTTCGGGACCGCCCCCGGCGAGATCCGCGCGACCCTGCTGCCCGGCCCGCGCGCGCTGGCGACCGCCGAGCCGCTGCCCGACCCCGCGGCCGGGCCCGTCGGCCGCTACCTCTACGAGCCCGACGGCGCCGTGATCCGGGCCCACCTCGTCGCCGAGGTGGCCGAGCAGCTGGACGGCCGGCTGATCGACCCGACCATCGCGTACATCACCGCCGACGAGCTGCGCGAGACCCCGTACGCGACCTCGTACGAGATCACCGACGTCCTGCCCTTCGGGCTGAAGAAGCTCAAGGCCCTGCTGCGCGAGCGCGGGGTCGGCATCCTGACCGTGAAGAAGCGCGGCTCCGCGATCGAACCGGAGGAGCTGCGCAGGAAGGTGAAGCCGCAGGGGCCGAACTCCGCGACCGTGTTCCTGACCCGGGTGGCCGGGGCGCCCTCGATGCTGATCGGCTCGCCGGTAGGGCTCCGGCCGCGCGGCGGCGCCTGA
- a CDS encoding alpha/beta fold hydrolase: MRSSPVSVAESPGCTWAAERSEGGGLSENWRKAGWAGAAIGVIAAGAAAGVAVERITVGRGMRMKARLALDATGDYGSLRGTPGTVPAEDGTALYYEVDELPEEGKRRRLRRKAPAAPTVVFCHGYCLAQDSWHFQRAALRGLVRAVYWDQRSHGRSARGLAQADGEPVTFEELGRDLKAVIDAAAPEGPLILVGHSMGGMTIMGLAQEFPELVRDRVAGVVLVGTSSGGLGEVTYGLPALGFGAVRRLLPGVLKALGSQVELVEKGRRATADLFAGMVKMYSFASRDVDPGVARFAERLIEATPIDVVAEFYPAFQTHDKTAVLRRFADIPVTVIAGDRDMVTPPEHSLAMKEALPSAELVVLESAGHLMMLEHPDTVTRLITELLARTGAVSVPANVGGHGRSTAGSTGAGAGA; the protein is encoded by the coding sequence ATGAGATCGTCACCCGTATCGGTGGCCGAGTCCCCCGGGTGTACCTGGGCGGCTGAGCGGAGTGAGGGCGGCGGCTTGAGCGAGAACTGGCGCAAGGCCGGCTGGGCGGGCGCCGCGATCGGCGTGATAGCCGCGGGCGCCGCGGCCGGTGTCGCGGTCGAACGGATCACCGTCGGCCGGGGCATGCGGATGAAGGCGCGCCTCGCGCTCGACGCGACCGGGGACTACGGCTCCCTGCGCGGGACCCCGGGCACCGTGCCGGCCGAGGACGGCACCGCGCTCTACTACGAGGTCGACGAGCTGCCCGAGGAGGGCAAGCGGCGCCGGCTGCGGCGCAAGGCCCCGGCCGCGCCGACCGTGGTGTTCTGCCACGGGTACTGCCTCGCCCAGGACTCCTGGCACTTCCAGCGCGCGGCCCTGCGCGGCCTGGTCCGCGCCGTGTACTGGGACCAGCGCAGCCACGGCCGCAGTGCGCGCGGCCTCGCCCAGGCCGACGGCGAGCCGGTGACCTTCGAGGAACTCGGCCGCGACCTGAAGGCTGTCATCGACGCGGCCGCCCCCGAGGGCCCGCTGATCCTGGTCGGCCACTCGATGGGCGGTATGACCATCATGGGACTGGCCCAGGAATTCCCCGAGCTCGTCCGGGACCGTGTGGCCGGGGTGGTGCTGGTCGGCACCTCCAGCGGAGGCCTGGGCGAGGTCACGTACGGGCTGCCCGCCCTCGGATTCGGGGCGGTACGACGTCTTCTGCCCGGGGTGCTCAAGGCGCTCGGCTCCCAGGTGGAACTGGTGGAGAAGGGCCGGCGGGCCACCGCCGACCTGTTCGCCGGCATGGTCAAGATGTACTCGTTCGCCTCGCGGGACGTGGACCCGGGCGTCGCCCGCTTCGCCGAGCGGCTGATCGAGGCCACACCCATCGACGTGGTCGCCGAGTTCTACCCGGCCTTCCAGACGCACGACAAGACAGCCGTGCTCCGGCGCTTCGCGGACATCCCGGTCACCGTCATCGCCGGGGACCGGGACATGGTCACCCCGCCGGAGCACAGCCTGGCCATGAAGGAGGCGCTGCCCTCCGCCGAGCTGGTCGTCCTGGAGTCCGCCGGGCACCTGATGATGCTGGAACACCCGGACACCGTGACCCGGCTGATCACCGAGCTGCTGGCGCGCACCGGGGCGGTGTCCGTACCGGCTAACGTTGGCGGGCATGGAAGAAGTACCGCTGGAAGCACCGGAGCGGGCGCAGGGGCCTGA
- a CDS encoding holo-ACP synthase: MIIGVGIDVAEIERFGAALARTPSLAGRLFLDTELTLPSGERRGVASLAARFAAKEALAKALGAPGGLLWTDAEIYVEDTGQPRLRVSGTVGARALALGVKSWHISLSHDAGIASAVVIAEG; the protein is encoded by the coding sequence GTGATTATCGGCGTCGGGATCGACGTGGCGGAGATCGAGCGGTTCGGCGCGGCGCTGGCGCGTACGCCGAGCCTGGCCGGGCGGCTGTTCCTCGACACCGAGCTGACCCTGCCGAGCGGCGAGCGGCGCGGAGTCGCCTCGCTCGCCGCCCGGTTCGCCGCCAAGGAAGCGCTCGCCAAGGCGCTCGGGGCACCCGGCGGGCTGCTGTGGACCGACGCCGAGATCTACGTGGAGGACACCGGACAGCCACGGCTGCGGGTGTCGGGGACGGTCGGGGCGCGGGCGCTGGCGCTGGGCGTGAAGTCCTGGCACATCTCGCTCAGCCACGACGCGGGCATCGCCTCGGCCGTGGTGATCGCCGAGGGCTAG
- the tsaD gene encoding tRNA (adenosine(37)-N6)-threonylcarbamoyltransferase complex transferase subunit TsaD: MADEPLVLGIETSCDETGVGVVRGTTLLADAIASSVDEHARFGGVVPEVASRAHLEAMVPTIERALKQAGVSARDLDGIAVTAGPGLAGALLVGVSAAKAYAYALGKPLYGVNHLASHICVDQLEHGPLPEPTMALLVSGGHSSLLLAPDITSDVRPLGATIDDAAGEAFDKIARVLQLGFPGGPVIDRLAREGDPKAINFPRGLTGPRDAPYDFSFSGLKTSVARWIEAKRKAGEEVPVRDVAASFQEAVVDVLTRKAIRACKDEGVDHLMIGGGVAANSRLRSLAQERCDAAGIVLRVPRPGLCTDNGAMVAALGAEMVKRNRAPSDWDLSADSSLPVTDPHVPGSSHGPAGSHGHTHGHGHDHDHVHELSKDNLYS; this comes from the coding sequence ATGGCTGACGAACCGCTCGTCCTCGGCATCGAGACCTCCTGCGACGAGACCGGCGTCGGCGTCGTCCGCGGCACCACGCTGCTCGCGGACGCCATCGCGTCGAGCGTCGACGAGCACGCCCGCTTCGGCGGGGTCGTGCCCGAGGTGGCCTCCCGCGCCCATCTGGAGGCGATGGTCCCCACCATCGAGCGCGCCCTGAAGCAGGCCGGGGTCAGCGCCCGCGACCTCGACGGCATCGCCGTCACCGCCGGCCCCGGCCTCGCCGGGGCGCTGCTCGTGGGCGTCTCGGCCGCGAAGGCGTACGCCTACGCGCTGGGCAAGCCGCTGTACGGGGTGAACCACCTGGCCTCGCACATCTGCGTCGACCAGCTGGAGCACGGGCCGCTGCCCGAGCCGACGATGGCGCTGCTGGTCTCCGGCGGGCACTCCTCGCTGCTGCTCGCTCCCGACATCACCTCCGACGTACGGCCGCTCGGGGCGACCATCGACGACGCGGCGGGCGAGGCCTTCGACAAGATCGCGCGCGTACTTCAGTTGGGCTTCCCCGGCGGTCCGGTCATCGACCGGCTCGCGCGCGAGGGCGACCCGAAGGCGATCAACTTCCCCCGCGGGCTGACGGGGCCGCGCGATGCCCCGTACGACTTCTCCTTCTCCGGCCTCAAGACCTCGGTCGCCCGCTGGATCGAGGCGAAGCGCAAGGCGGGCGAGGAGGTGCCGGTGCGCGACGTGGCGGCTTCCTTCCAGGAGGCCGTGGTGGACGTGCTGACGCGCAAGGCGATCCGCGCGTGCAAGGACGAGGGCGTCGACCACCTGATGATCGGCGGCGGTGTCGCGGCCAACTCCCGGCTGCGTTCGCTCGCGCAGGAGCGGTGCGACGCCGCGGGGATCGTCCTGCGGGTGCCGCGGCCGGGGCTGTGCACGGACAACGGCGCCATGGTGGCGGCGCTGGGCGCGGAGATGGTCAAGCGGAACAGGGCCCCCTCGGACTGGGACCTGTCGGCGGACTCCTCGCTCCCGGTGACCGACCCGCACGTTCCCGGCAGTTCCCACGGCCCCGCCGGGTCCCACGGCCACACCCATGGGCACGGCCACGACCACGACCACGTGCACGAGCTGAGCAAGGACAACCTGTACTCGTGA
- the rimI gene encoding ribosomal protein S18-alanine N-acetyltransferase — MRWWDIEPVLELEHELFPEDAWSAGMFWSELAHARGPGATRRYVVAEEAGRLVGYAGLAAAGDLGDVQTIAAARDQWGTGLGARLLTELLRAATAFECAEVLLEVRVDNIRAQKLYARFGFEPIGFRRGYYQPGNIDALVMRRLSDPAHPVDPDPDPAYFKPLQGETTHG; from the coding sequence ATGCGCTGGTGGGACATCGAACCCGTGCTGGAGCTGGAGCACGAGCTGTTCCCCGAGGACGCCTGGTCCGCCGGGATGTTCTGGTCCGAGCTCGCGCACGCCCGCGGTCCCGGCGCCACGCGCCGCTACGTCGTGGCGGAGGAGGCGGGCCGGCTGGTCGGCTACGCGGGGCTGGCCGCCGCCGGAGACCTGGGCGACGTACAGACCATCGCCGCGGCCCGCGACCAGTGGGGCACCGGGCTCGGCGCCCGGCTGCTGACCGAGCTGCTGCGCGCCGCCACCGCCTTCGAGTGCGCCGAGGTGCTGCTGGAGGTGCGGGTCGACAACATCCGGGCCCAGAAGCTCTACGCGCGCTTCGGCTTCGAGCCGATCGGCTTCCGGCGCGGCTACTACCAGCCCGGCAACATCGACGCGCTCGTGATGCGCCGCCTCTCCGATCCCGCGCACCCCGTGGACCCGGACCCCGACCCCGCATATTTCAAACCCCTGCAAGGTGAGACGACCCATGGCTGA
- the tsaB gene encoding tRNA (adenosine(37)-N6)-threonylcarbamoyltransferase complex dimerization subunit type 1 TsaB, whose product MLLLAVDTATPAVTVALHDGESVIAESNQVDARRHGELLLPSVDKVLAEAGVKLEAVTGIVVGVGPGPYTGLRVGLVTASTFASVLGVPVHGLCTLDGLAYAAGAAGIEGPFTVATDARRKEVYWARYEDPRTRVGEPAVDRPADIAERVAGLPAVGQGARLYPDVFTDARAPEHQSAAALAGLAVERLAAGAEFLPATPLYLRRPDAQVPKNYKVVTPQ is encoded by the coding sequence GTGCTCTTGCTCGCTGTAGATACCGCCACGCCCGCCGTCACCGTCGCCCTGCACGACGGCGAGTCCGTCATCGCCGAGTCGAACCAGGTCGACGCCCGCCGCCACGGGGAGCTCCTGCTGCCCTCCGTGGACAAGGTCCTCGCCGAGGCGGGGGTCAAGCTCGAAGCCGTCACCGGCATCGTCGTCGGAGTCGGCCCCGGCCCCTACACCGGACTGCGGGTCGGCCTCGTCACCGCCTCCACCTTCGCCTCCGTCCTCGGCGTGCCCGTCCACGGGCTGTGCACCCTCGACGGCCTGGCCTACGCGGCCGGCGCGGCCGGGATCGAGGGCCCCTTCACCGTCGCCACCGACGCGCGGCGCAAGGAGGTCTACTGGGCGCGCTACGAGGACCCCCGCACCCGGGTCGGCGAGCCCGCGGTGGACCGGCCGGCCGACATCGCCGAGCGCGTCGCCGGACTGCCCGCCGTCGGGCAGGGCGCGCGGCTGTACCCGGACGTCTTCACCGACGCCCGGGCCCCCGAGCACCAGAGCGCCGCTGCGCTGGCCGGCCTGGCGGTGGAACGGCTGGCGGCCGGAGCGGAGTTCCTGCCCGCGACCCCGCTCTACCTGCGCCGCCCCGACGCCCAGGTGCCCAAGAACTACAAGGTGGTCACCCCGCAGTGA
- the tsaE gene encoding tRNA (adenosine(37)-N6)-threonylcarbamoyltransferase complex ATPase subunit type 1 TsaE has protein sequence MEEVPLEAPERAQGPDFETHVTVGSPEAMQDLGRRIAGLLRPGDLVLLTGELGAGKTTLTRGLGEGLGVRGAVTSPTFVIARVHPSLTGGPALVHVDAYRLGGGLDEMEDLDLDVSLPESVVVVEWGDGKVEELSDDRLHVVIRRAVGHEEVLDDVREVVVRGIGRRWSAGAGLESLAGVLSE, from the coding sequence ATGGAAGAAGTACCGCTGGAAGCACCGGAGCGGGCGCAGGGGCCTGACTTCGAAACGCACGTCACCGTCGGCTCGCCCGAGGCCATGCAGGACCTCGGACGCCGGATCGCCGGGCTGCTGCGCCCTGGTGACCTCGTCCTGCTGACCGGGGAGCTCGGCGCCGGCAAGACCACCCTGACCCGCGGCCTCGGCGAGGGGCTCGGTGTGCGCGGGGCCGTGACCTCGCCGACCTTCGTGATCGCCCGGGTCCACCCGTCGCTGACCGGCGGTCCGGCGCTGGTGCACGTGGACGCGTACCGGCTGGGCGGCGGGCTGGACGAGATGGAGGACCTGGACCTCGACGTCTCGCTGCCCGAGTCCGTCGTCGTCGTGGAGTGGGGCGACGGCAAGGTCGAGGAACTGTCCGACGACCGGCTGCACGTGGTGATCCGGCGGGCGGTCGGCCACGAGGAGGTCCTGGACGACGTACGGGAGGTCGTGGTCCGCGGGATCGGGAGGCGCTGGTCGGCCGGGGCCGGCCTGGAGAGCCTCGCGGGCGTCCTTTCGGAATAG